Proteins encoded within one genomic window of Diorhabda sublineata isolate icDioSubl1.1 chromosome 1, icDioSubl1.1, whole genome shotgun sequence:
- the LOC130441319 gene encoding protein FAM200B-like — translation MDKFLFGKQSTSPAEDDEPCTSSIAKKRKIVNRKYSEDYIRYGFYWCGDEAAPKPLCVICNEQLTNDSMVPSKLNRHLTSKHPNCAKKDMSYFQWLLAQNLKQKKFMMSTVSVSDKALEASYYIAKLIAREKKPHTIGEKLIKPACMEIVRVMLGPKEVQEVSKVSLSAETIKRRIGDMSTDILNTLILKLIAANNFALQIDESTDIKNQAQLIAIVRFVDEDCIKENFLFCSPGCSGVTMLDDLLNLLPNLAKEQREEKLKESAHLTTKK, via the exons atggataaatttttatttggaaaacaatCTACTTCTCCGGCAGAAGATGATGAACCTTGCACAAGCAGTATTGCTAAGAAAAGAAAGATTGTGAATAGAAAATACTCCGAAGACTACATTCGTTATGGCTTTTATTGGTGCGGCGATGAAGCGGCTCCGAAACCATTATGTGTAATTTGCAACGAACAATTAACAAACGACTCAATGGTGCCCAGTAAACTAAATCGCCATCTAACTTCAAAACATCCGAATTGTGCTAAAAAGGATATGTCATATTTTCAATGGCTTTTGgctcaaaatttaaaacaaaaaaaatttatgatgtcGACCGTATCTGTTTCCGATAAAGCATTAGAAGCTAGCTATTACATTGCAAAATTAATAGCTCGTGAAAAGAAACCTCATACTATTGGAGAAAAACTTATTAAACCAGCATGTATGGAAATTGTGCGAGTTATGCTTGGACCTAAAGAGGTTCAGGAAGTGAGTAAGGTTTCACTGTCAGCTGAAACTATTAAAAGACGTATTGGCGACATGTCAACAGATATTTTGAACAcgcttattttgaaattgatcgCAGCTAACAATTTTGCTCTTCAAATTGACGAGTCAACGGATATTAAAAATCAAGCACAATTAATTGCAATTGTACGTTTTGTTGACGAAGattgcataaaagaaaactttttatttt gtTCACCTGGCTGCTCGGGGGTGACAATGTTGGACGACCTACTAAATCTTTTACCGAATCTAGCGAAAGaacaaagagaagaaaaacTGAAGGAGTCCGCGCATCTTACGACGAAGAAGTAA